In Fluviicola taffensis DSM 16823, the following are encoded in one genomic region:
- the paaD gene encoding 1,2-phenylacetyl-CoA epoxidase subunit PaaD — translation MVTESTIWSYLEEVPDPEVPVLSIIDLGIVRGVKVISDSEVHITITPTYSGCPAMNYIEKSIQEILTEKGFKTIHIDTILAPAWTTDWMSENGKKKLLEYGIAPPVNEVDKLVLFGTAPTVKCPQCGSKDTKMLSQFGSTACKALYQCTSCLEPFDYFKCLK, via the coding sequence ATGGTAACTGAATCAACAATTTGGTCTTATTTAGAAGAAGTTCCTGATCCAGAAGTTCCTGTACTTTCAATTATAGACCTTGGAATTGTTCGTGGGGTAAAAGTGATTTCAGATAGTGAAGTTCATATTACCATTACACCAACTTATTCAGGTTGTCCAGCGATGAATTACATCGAAAAATCAATCCAAGAAATACTGACAGAAAAAGGGTTCAAAACCATTCACATTGATACTATTTTAGCACCTGCTTGGACAACAGATTGGATGAGCGAAAACGGGAAGAAAAAACTACTGGAGTATGGAATCGCTCCTCCTGTAAATGAGGTGGATAAGCTGGTATTATTTGGTACCGCACCGACTGTAAAATGCCCTCAATGCGGCTCGAAAGATACCAAAATGTTGAGTCAATTTGGCAGCACTGCTTGCAAGGCATTGTATCAATGTACAAGCTGTTTAGAGCCATTTGATTATTTCAAATGTTTAAAGTAG